The proteins below come from a single Terriglobia bacterium genomic window:
- a CDS encoding 5'-nucleotidase C-terminal domain-containing protein, which produces MRNHQRRFIAQLITAALVALALCLTVVPPVAAQSAQITLLHINDTHSHLDAWGPKDANLDGTLGGLPKAAAIINAEKTADLQALFVYGGDFMEGDLFFRDYLGVPELSLLRSLGLDVMVLGNHDFVAGPDFPASVFQSAWPTGGVPVVGTNLVVPTNSPLYPWVTPWVMKEVNGVKVGIIGITVRNAPRENNAPLGHPAPVTVLKYTVDPVPGTVAALRSAGAQVIICIAHIGMVSARDLATKVPDIDVIVNGHDHAVLEQPEKVGKTLIISAGDHYRYVGRLRLAVAGSQVSLVDYALLSVDETVTPLASVQAEIDNLKAGIVARYGDVYHQRLAVADPDLTAQFNPNKAKRDTALGNLYTDAYRGWTGTDVAIEATGWLGDDFPAGPIVGADVFRGMSYAEPALGKSTATPWRLVTFRTSGATLLAVLEATIALGGDYFPQVSGMRLDYDSSASAGSKILADTVHLGGKILAPDQFYSVTVTEGTYGALLSLKVPMQDVQLVPVSAFDATRLLVASRGTLGLATSNRIRDVAGKFKNDE; this is translated from the coding sequence ATGAGAAATCACCAGAGACGATTCATCGCCCAACTTATTACGGCAGCGCTCGTGGCATTGGCACTATGCCTGACCGTCGTTCCGCCTGTCGCAGCCCAGTCTGCTCAAATAACGTTACTTCATATCAACGATACTCACTCTCACCTCGACGCATGGGGACCAAAGGATGCAAACCTCGACGGAACGTTGGGTGGGCTGCCGAAGGCGGCAGCAATCATCAACGCGGAGAAGACCGCGGATCTTCAAGCGCTTTTTGTTTATGGCGGCGATTTCATGGAAGGCGATCTGTTCTTCCGCGACTACCTGGGCGTGCCGGAGCTGAGCTTGCTTAGATCGCTTGGCCTGGACGTGATGGTGCTCGGGAATCACGACTTCGTCGCTGGGCCGGATTTCCCGGCGAGTGTGTTTCAATCGGCCTGGCCGACCGGCGGCGTGCCGGTCGTGGGAACAAACCTCGTCGTTCCCACGAACTCTCCACTCTATCCGTGGGTCACGCCGTGGGTGATGAAAGAGGTGAACGGAGTGAAGGTCGGGATCATCGGTATCACGGTTCGAAACGCTCCGCGAGAGAACAATGCACCGCTAGGTCATCCCGCACCGGTGACCGTTCTGAAATATACGGTGGATCCGGTTCCGGGAACGGTAGCTGCGCTGCGCTCGGCAGGCGCACAAGTGATCATCTGCATCGCGCACATCGGGATGGTCTCGGCCCGCGACCTCGCAACGAAGGTTCCCGACATCGATGTCATCGTGAATGGGCATGATCATGCGGTATTGGAGCAACCGGAGAAGGTGGGCAAGACGCTCATTATTTCCGCTGGCGACCACTACCGGTACGTCGGACGGTTGCGCCTGGCGGTGGCCGGTTCCCAAGTGAGCCTGGTTGACTACGCTCTCCTCAGCGTGGATGAGACCGTGACACCATTGGCATCGGTGCAAGCGGAGATCGACAATTTGAAGGCGGGCATTGTTGCGCGCTACGGCGACGTGTATCACCAGAGGCTTGCGGTCGCGGACCCGGACCTCACCGCGCAGTTCAATCCGAATAAGGCAAAGCGCGATACCGCGCTGGGGAATCTGTATACAGACGCGTATCGAGGGTGGACGGGAACGGACGTTGCGATTGAGGCAACGGGCTGGCTGGGAGACGATTTTCCTGCTGGTCCGATTGTCGGCGCCGATGTTTTCCGCGGGATGAGCTACGCGGAACCTGCGCTTGGCAAGTCTACCGCGACGCCGTGGCGGCTCGTCACCTTCCGCACCAGCGGCGCCACATTACTGGCGGTTCTTGAAGCCACGATAGCGCTGGGAGGCGATTACTTCCCGCAGGTTTCAGGCATGCGGCTGGATTACGATTCCTCGGCTTCAGCCGGTAGCAAGATTCTGGCTGACACTGTGCACCTGGGCGGGAAGATCCTGGCTCCCGATCAGTTTTACAGCGTGACGGTTACCGAAGGCACCTATGGCGCGCTACTTTCCCTCAAGGTGCCGATGCAGGACGTACAGTTGGTACCGGTCTCCGCGTTCGACGCCACGCGTCTGCTGGTTGCTTCGCGAGGCACGCTTGGATTGGCTACGTCGAACCGGATAAGGGATGTTGCGGGGAAGTTCAAGAATGACGAATGA
- a CDS encoding YihY/virulence factor BrkB family protein encodes MKTFFRLVRIAFFRALEHDQFAVAKGGAYSAILTLFPAVLLVASILTTSHSTASFVNEISYALGRILPAGTKQAVQQYFQGNKPRPIGRIIFTAIITLWTGSGVMISWMEGFRKAYHLPKIWGMVRERMIAFMLVVMAGVPMGFASFLVAFGNQIERWMIFHAGHELAGYILGIWTAVRWIISTLTSIAVISLIYHHGLPRTQPWHRVLPGAVFATVMWFVATILFGTYLRHFADYNEIYGSVASAIALLIWLYLVSLVVLVGAEFNALRYPRYLFGAHSEISFAEPREENGR; translated from the coding sequence ATGAAGACTTTTTTCCGGTTGGTCCGGATCGCGTTTTTCCGCGCTCTGGAACACGATCAATTCGCAGTAGCGAAAGGCGGCGCTTATTCCGCTATCCTTACGCTCTTTCCCGCCGTCCTGCTCGTGGCGTCCATCCTGACCACTTCCCACAGCACCGCCTCCTTCGTCAACGAAATCTCCTATGCTCTCGGCCGCATTCTTCCCGCCGGGACCAAGCAGGCCGTCCAGCAGTACTTCCAGGGAAATAAGCCGCGTCCCATCGGACGCATCATTTTCACCGCCATCATCACCCTATGGACCGGATCCGGCGTCATGATCTCCTGGATGGAAGGATTCCGTAAGGCCTATCACCTTCCCAAGATCTGGGGAATGGTGAGGGAACGTATGATCGCCTTCATGCTGGTCGTGATGGCCGGCGTTCCCATGGGCTTTGCAAGCTTCCTTGTCGCTTTCGGAAACCAGATCGAACGCTGGATGATCTTCCATGCCGGACATGAGCTCGCCGGCTACATACTCGGCATCTGGACCGCCGTCCGTTGGATAATCTCCACCCTCACCAGCATCGCCGTTATTTCGCTTATTTACCATCACGGTCTGCCGAGAACGCAACCCTGGCATCGAGTGCTCCCCGGTGCCGTCTTCGCGACCGTCATGTGGTTCGTGGCTACCATCCTCTTTGGAACCTACCTGCGACACTTCGCTGACTACAACGAGATTTACGGGTCTGTTGCCAGCGCCATCGCCCTGCTGATCTGGCTCTATCTCGTCTCATTGGTTGTGCTCGTGGGCGCCGAGTTCAACGCCTTGCGCTACCCGCGCTACCTGTTCGGTGCGCACTCGGAGATTTCTTTCGCGGAGCCCAGGGAAGAGAATGGCCGGTAA
- a CDS encoding winged helix-turn-helix domain-containing protein produces MPHVVRFGSYEADLDSGQLRKCGAKIRLRYQLFQILDLLLEHPGQVISRDDLQRHIWSDEVSVDFENNLNTAIAQLRETLGDSAEHPSFIETLPKRGYRFIADVQEFPEPTTQSGKPLRLVVLPFVNMTGDPAQEYLCDAMTDEVITALASLAPERLAVIARTTAMHYKTTRKEVARIGRELAVDYAVEGAIRRSSHNGELNIQVVRARDETHVFARKYEALWNDLLALQLRAATDIAAQLGMGMRALTLNASHMPTRDLIAYREYIQGRSIAMGTPERTAAALRHFENSIARDPDFTPVLDAIAELYWYQGYLGFMPPRKAFSIGLAHAMRALEIDNTRAEIHALVGQFHKAIDYNWPEVHREMALALRLDPNSPVVLTRYAVSELMPDGRLKEAIETLRRALEFDPLSVWARLWLGITLTLNREFERAVEQGRILLEIDPSSGQGNFVVGVAARYLNRCDEAISSLRRAADLTCDAPMMLGWLGLTFTSCGHSNEAREVLRRLHEKATTGYVPPTCFAWIHLGLRQINTAFQWLDRAVDECDQLIMPIKSYGFLDPIRSDPRFAILLRKMGLEP; encoded by the coding sequence ATGCCCCACGTCGTTCGCTTCGGTTCCTATGAAGCCGACCTGGACTCCGGTCAGCTCCGCAAATGCGGAGCGAAGATCAGGCTCCGATATCAACTTTTCCAAATCCTCGATCTTCTCCTCGAACACCCCGGTCAAGTAATCTCTCGCGACGACCTTCAGCGCCACATCTGGAGCGACGAGGTGTCCGTCGATTTCGAAAACAACTTGAATACCGCCATTGCGCAACTGCGCGAAACCCTCGGCGACTCCGCGGAACATCCTTCCTTTATCGAAACTCTCCCCAAGCGCGGTTACCGCTTCATCGCCGATGTGCAGGAGTTTCCCGAACCAACAACGCAGTCGGGAAAACCGCTGCGCCTGGTCGTTCTGCCGTTTGTGAATATGACCGGAGATCCGGCGCAGGAGTACCTGTGCGATGCAATGACCGACGAGGTCATTACCGCGCTAGCATCCCTCGCCCCGGAGCGCCTCGCCGTCATCGCCCGTACGACAGCGATGCACTACAAGACCACTCGCAAGGAGGTTGCCCGCATCGGACGCGAACTGGCCGTCGACTATGCCGTTGAGGGCGCCATCCGCCGCTCCAGTCACAATGGTGAACTCAACATCCAGGTCGTACGCGCGCGAGACGAAACCCACGTTTTCGCGCGCAAGTATGAAGCGCTCTGGAATGATCTTCTGGCGCTGCAGCTGAGGGCCGCCACGGACATCGCGGCTCAACTCGGAATGGGAATGCGTGCGCTGACCTTGAACGCTTCCCACATGCCAACTCGCGATCTGATTGCCTATCGCGAATACATCCAGGGCCGATCGATCGCGATGGGAACCCCGGAGAGGACTGCCGCTGCCCTGCGGCATTTTGAGAACTCCATTGCTCGCGATCCCGACTTCACCCCCGTCCTCGACGCGATTGCCGAACTCTACTGGTACCAGGGGTATCTCGGTTTCATGCCGCCCCGAAAGGCCTTCTCGATCGGACTTGCGCATGCCATGCGAGCCTTGGAGATTGACAATACCCGCGCCGAGATACATGCCCTCGTCGGCCAATTCCATAAGGCTATCGATTACAACTGGCCCGAAGTCCACCGCGAGATGGCGCTGGCTCTGCGCCTCGACCCGAATTCGCCGGTCGTTCTTACGAGATATGCGGTCAGCGAACTCATGCCTGATGGTCGTCTGAAAGAGGCCATCGAGACGCTCAGGCGAGCTCTCGAGTTTGATCCCTTGTCAGTCTGGGCGAGGCTCTGGCTCGGAATCACGCTCACCCTCAATCGAGAGTTTGAGCGCGCAGTAGAACAGGGCCGCATCTTGCTCGAGATCGATCCCTCCTCCGGGCAGGGGAACTTCGTCGTGGGAGTTGCCGCGCGCTATCTCAATCGGTGTGATGAGGCCATTTCCAGTCTGCGGAGAGCGGCCGACCTGACCTGCGACGCCCCGATGATGCTGGGATGGCTTGGGCTGACCTTTACGAGCTGTGGCCATTCCAATGAAGCTCGTGAGGTGCTCCGCCGTCTTCACGAGAAAGCAACGACGGGATATGTCCCACCAACCTGCTTCGCGTGGATCCACTTAGGCCTCAGACAAATCAATACTGCCTTCCAGTGGCTCGACCGCGCCGTCGACGAGTGTGACCAACTCATCATGCCCATCAAAAGCTATGGTTTTCTCGATCCAATTCGCAGCGATCCCCGTTTCGCAATCCTGCTACGAAAAATGGGTCTTGAGCCCTGA
- a CDS encoding VOC family protein translates to MPIQISPMLAVRDGSAAIEFYQRAFGADLLWKLGSGADCVAGLEIAGAKFFLAHESPQYGTRSPDSAEFTTVRIELFVDDPVAVHHRALATGAKEHSPVTEDAYEMSGPRPIRRILQGAVIDPFGHIWLIGRILE, encoded by the coding sequence ATGCCAATTCAGATCTCCCCCATGCTGGCCGTACGGGATGGCAGCGCCGCGATCGAGTTCTACCAGCGTGCCTTCGGTGCGGACCTCCTATGGAAACTCGGCAGCGGAGCCGATTGCGTCGCAGGTCTCGAAATCGCCGGCGCAAAATTTTTCCTCGCACACGAATCGCCACAATACGGTACCCGCTCCCCAGACTCCGCAGAATTCACAACTGTGCGGATTGAACTTTTCGTGGACGATCCGGTCGCCGTGCACCATCGAGCGTTAGCCACAGGAGCCAAAGAGCACAGCCCCGTGACGGAGGATGCATATGAGATGAGTGGACCACGGCCCATCCGTCGAATTCTTCAAGGAGCTGTCATCGACCCCTTCGGGCACATATGGTTGATCGGAAGAATCCTGGAGTAG
- the rpoC gene encoding DNA-directed RNA polymerase subunit beta', whose amino-acid sequence MYRSSPFDLGNNITDFDAIRISVASPEKIRSWSHGEVTKPETINYRTFKPERDGLFCARIFGPVTDWECLCGKYKRMKHRGVICDKCGVEVTLSKVRRERLGHIELASPCSHVWFFKGLPSRIGHILDISLRDLESVLYFEAYVVVEPGEAPVKEREIIKDEAKFRELDQAHRPSGFKAMMGAEAIKELLKRVDVDTMSVELREKMRNESSLQKRLKYAKRLKVVEAFRKSGNKPQWMILDVIPVIPPELRPLVPLDGGRFATSDLNDLYRRVINRNNRLKKLMDLHAPEVIVRNEKRMLQEAVDALFDNGRRGRVLRGANNRPLKSLSDTLKGKQGRFRQNLLGKRVDYSGRSVIVVGPELKLHQCGLPKKMALELFKPFIYHRLEQTGHCTTIKQAKEMVEQQEPIVWDILEEVIKDHPVLLNRAPTLHRLGIQAFEPVLVEGKAIKIHPLVCTAFNADFDGDQMAVHIPLSPEAQVEASVLMLASHNILSPASGQPITVPTQDMVLGMYYLTKEGKGTKGEGRAFANLEEVILAKEAGEVETLSPIRLRYSGEVVDLTTAYDDQDVMHTDSVTINRQFINTTVGRAILNDRMRAAAPGMPYINGLLKKKGIGQLVNFCYLKFGLETTVKMLDEIKGLGFSYATRAGLSIGIDDMVIPPSKAGVVRDAEKAVVSVQQQYLDGAITNGERYNKVIEIWSAITEKVADEMFSAMQRKDKEGEINPIYVMADSGARGSKQQIRQLSGMRGLMAKPSGEIIETPITANFREGLTVLQYFISTHGARKGLADTALKTADSGYLTRRLVDVAQDVIVSEYDCGTVDGIYVGSIVESGDIIEPLRDRIVGRVSLEKIKDYEGNVIVDVNQEITEDLAGQIQAAGIERVKIRSVLTCESRRGVCVMCYGRNLASGRLVELGEAVGVIAAQSIGEPGTQLTMRTFHIGGTASRVSEQSRLDAKNNGIVRFINLQTVRSKAGDLVVMNRQGSIVVVDEKGREKERYQVVYGARVKVEEGTPVTLGQVMVEWDPYTFSILTEIGGTVSYKDLHEGMTLHEEVDEVTGLSRLVVVDSPDEKRQPAIVIKGAKTNKRYLMPSRAHLMVQDGDEVHPGDVLAKIPRETTKTKDITGGLPRVVELFEARKPRETAVISEIDGTVKFGEVSKGQRKVYVVGDDGTEREYSVPRGVHINVQEGERVRAGEPLMDGPLNPHDILAVLGEKELQGYLVNEIQEVYRLQGVTISDKHIEVIVRQMMRWVKVEDVGDTQFLLEEVVDRFRFREENEKAITDGGKPATSRPLLLGITKASLSTDSFISAASFQETTRVLTEAAISGKLDHLRGLKENVIVGRLIPAGTGMEYYRNVRLAPELEEQAQKVQEEITREYEEAERALELMRHEGENEPEELTTE is encoded by the coding sequence TTGTACCGCTCGAGCCCATTTGATCTCGGCAACAACATCACGGATTTCGATGCCATCCGTATCAGCGTAGCCTCGCCCGAGAAGATCCGCTCCTGGTCTCACGGCGAGGTGACCAAGCCGGAAACGATCAACTACCGCACGTTCAAGCCGGAGCGCGACGGCTTGTTCTGCGCACGCATCTTCGGTCCCGTAACGGACTGGGAATGCCTTTGCGGCAAGTACAAGCGCATGAAGCACCGCGGCGTTATCTGCGACAAGTGCGGCGTCGAAGTCACGCTGTCGAAGGTTCGCCGTGAACGCCTCGGCCACATTGAACTGGCCTCACCGTGCTCGCACGTCTGGTTCTTCAAGGGACTGCCTAGCCGCATCGGGCACATCCTCGACATCTCGCTCCGCGACCTTGAGTCCGTTCTCTACTTCGAAGCGTACGTTGTCGTAGAGCCCGGCGAAGCTCCGGTAAAGGAACGCGAGATCATCAAGGACGAAGCCAAGTTCCGCGAACTCGACCAGGCGCACCGTCCGTCTGGCTTCAAGGCCATGATGGGCGCCGAAGCAATCAAGGAACTTCTGAAGCGCGTCGACGTCGACACCATGTCGGTCGAGCTTCGCGAGAAGATGCGCAACGAGAGCTCGCTCCAGAAGCGGCTCAAGTACGCCAAGCGCCTCAAGGTCGTGGAAGCCTTCCGCAAGTCCGGCAACAAACCGCAGTGGATGATTCTCGACGTGATTCCGGTCATTCCGCCGGAACTGCGTCCCCTCGTTCCACTCGATGGCGGCCGTTTCGCGACGTCCGATCTCAACGATCTCTATCGCCGCGTCATCAACCGTAACAACCGTCTCAAGAAGCTGATGGATCTGCACGCTCCTGAAGTCATCGTGCGCAATGAAAAGCGCATGTTGCAGGAAGCCGTCGACGCCCTGTTCGATAACGGCCGTCGCGGACGCGTGCTGCGTGGCGCCAACAATCGCCCGCTTAAATCCCTCAGCGACACGCTCAAGGGCAAGCAGGGCCGCTTCCGTCAGAACCTGCTGGGCAAGCGCGTGGACTACTCGGGCCGCTCGGTTATCGTCGTCGGTCCGGAACTCAAGCTGCACCAGTGCGGTCTGCCCAAGAAGATGGCTCTCGAGCTGTTCAAGCCGTTCATCTATCACCGGCTCGAACAGACCGGCCACTGCACCACCATCAAGCAGGCCAAGGAAATGGTGGAGCAGCAGGAACCCATCGTTTGGGACATCCTCGAAGAGGTCATTAAGGATCATCCGGTGCTCTTGAACCGCGCTCCAACCCTACACCGTCTCGGCATCCAGGCTTTCGAGCCGGTGCTGGTGGAAGGCAAGGCCATCAAGATTCACCCGCTGGTCTGCACCGCGTTCAACGCCGACTTCGACGGCGACCAGATGGCGGTTCACATTCCGCTGTCTCCGGAAGCCCAGGTCGAGGCCAGCGTGCTGATGCTCGCGTCGCACAACATCCTGTCGCCCGCCTCCGGTCAGCCGATCACCGTTCCTACCCAGGACATGGTGCTCGGAATGTACTATCTGACCAAGGAAGGCAAGGGCACCAAGGGTGAAGGCCGCGCATTCGCGAACCTCGAAGAAGTGATCCTGGCCAAGGAAGCCGGTGAGGTCGAAACCCTGAGCCCGATCCGCCTGCGTTATAGCGGCGAGGTCGTTGATCTCACCACCGCCTACGACGATCAGGACGTGATGCACACCGACTCGGTCACGATAAACCGTCAGTTCATCAACACCACCGTCGGTCGCGCCATCCTGAACGATCGCATGCGCGCCGCTGCACCGGGCATGCCCTACATCAACGGCTTGCTCAAGAAGAAGGGCATCGGCCAGTTGGTGAACTTCTGCTACCTCAAGTTCGGTCTCGAGACCACGGTCAAGATGCTGGACGAGATCAAGGGTTTGGGCTTCTCGTATGCAACCCGTGCCGGTCTGTCCATCGGCATCGACGACATGGTCATCCCGCCCAGCAAAGCCGGGGTGGTCAGAGACGCCGAAAAGGCCGTTGTCAGCGTGCAGCAGCAGTACCTGGACGGCGCCATCACCAACGGTGAACGCTATAACAAGGTTATCGAAATCTGGTCCGCGATTACCGAAAAGGTGGCCGACGAGATGTTCTCGGCCATGCAGCGCAAGGATAAGGAAGGCGAAATCAATCCGATTTACGTCATGGCCGACTCCGGCGCTCGTGGTTCGAAGCAGCAGATTCGTCAGCTCTCCGGTATGCGCGGTCTCATGGCCAAGCCGTCGGGCGAAATCATCGAGACGCCGATCACTGCCAACTTCCGTGAAGGTCTCACGGTGTTGCAGTACTTCATCTCGACGCACGGCGCCCGCAAGGGTCTGGCTGACACCGCTCTCAAGACGGCCGACTCCGGTTATCTCACTCGCCGCCTCGTCGACGTAGCCCAGGATGTCATCGTTTCCGAGTACGATTGCGGAACGGTCGACGGCATCTACGTCGGTTCCATCGTCGAGTCTGGCGACATCATCGAGCCTCTCCGCGACCGTATCGTTGGCCGCGTTTCGCTCGAGAAGATCAAGGACTACGAAGGCAACGTCATCGTCGACGTCAACCAGGAGATCACGGAAGATCTCGCCGGCCAGATTCAGGCCGCCGGTATCGAGCGAGTCAAGATTCGCTCCGTGCTCACCTGCGAATCGCGTCGTGGCGTTTGCGTCATGTGCTACGGCCGCAACCTGGCTTCCGGGCGCCTCGTCGAACTCGGCGAAGCTGTCGGCGTTATCGCGGCACAGTCCATCGGCGAACCCGGCACGCAGCTCACCATGCGTACCTTCCACATCGGCGGTACCGCATCGCGAGTCAGCGAGCAGTCGCGCCTCGACGCCAAGAACAACGGCATCGTCCGCTTCATCAACCTCCAGACCGTCCGTTCCAAGGCGGGCGACCTGGTCGTGATGAATCGGCAGGGCTCCATCGTCGTGGTCGACGAGAAAGGTCGCGAAAAGGAGCGCTACCAGGTCGTGTACGGCGCTCGCGTCAAGGTGGAAGAAGGAACGCCGGTCACTCTCGGCCAGGTCATGGTCGAGTGGGATCCGTACACCTTCTCGATCCTGACCGAAATCGGCGGCACCGTCTCTTACAAGGACCTCCACGAGGGCATGACGCTCCACGAGGAAGTCGACGAAGTCACCGGCCTCTCGCGCCTGGTTGTCGTCGACTCACCCGACGAGAAGCGCCAGCCGGCCATCGTCATCAAGGGCGCCAAGACCAACAAGCGCTACCTGATGCCGAGCCGCGCTCACCTCATGGTGCAGGACGGCGATGAGGTTCACCCGGGCGATGTGCTCGCGAAGATCCCTCGCGAAACTACCAAGACCAAGGACATCACGGGCGGTCTGCCGCGCGTGGTTGAGCTGTTCGAAGCCCGCAAGCCACGCGAAACCGCCGTCATCAGCGAAATCGATGGCACCGTGAAGTTCGGCGAAGTGAGCAAGGGACAGCGCAAGGTCTACGTGGTCGGAGACGACGGAACCGAACGCGAGTACTCCGTACCTCGCGGCGTTCACATCAACGTGCAGGAAGGCGAGCGCGTGCGCGCTGGCGAGCCTCTCATGGACGGCCCGCTCAACCCGCATGACATCCTCGCCGTGCTCGGTGAGAAGGAACTGCAGGGCTACCTGGTCAACGAAATCCAGGAAGTCTACCGGCTCCAGGGCGTGACCATCAGCGACAAGCACATTGAAGTCATCGTTCGCCAGATGATGCGCTGGGTGAAGGTGGAAGACGTGGGCGACACGCAGTTCCTGCTCGAAGAAGTCGTCGACCGCTTCCGCTTCCGCGAAGAGAACGAGAAGGCGATCACCGACGGCGGCAAGCCGGCTACCAGCCGTCCGCTGCTCCTCGGTATCACGAAGGCCTCGCTCTCCACCGACAGCTTCATCTCGGCAGCGTCCTTCCAGGAAACCACGCGCGTGCTCACCGAAGCCGCCATCAGCGGCAAGTTGGATCACCTGCGCGGCCTGAAAGAAAACGTCATCGTCGGCCGTCTCATCCCGGCCGGCACCGGCATGGAGTACTACCGCAACGTTCGCCTCGCTCCCGAACTCGAGGAGCAGGCCCAGAAGGTGCAGGAGGAAATCACGCGCGAGTACGAAGAAGCAGAACGCGCGCTCGAACTCATGCGCCACGAAGGCGAGAACGAACCGGAAGAACTCACTACCGAGTAG
- a CDS encoding GNAT family N-acetyltransferase, translating into MSVVPPPHNVSIRRATRTDLPAIVSLVNEAFRVESFFLDGDRTNLPDVTQRFDLGEYLLAESPEGQLLGCVYFEKRNDRAYFGMLSVEPALKGTGLGRLLIETVEDHARKHGCIGMDITVVNLRTELPPYYRRFGYEISGELPPPEPMRARSKVPCHLVKMSKSLA; encoded by the coding sequence ATGTCCGTAGTTCCTCCCCCTCACAACGTTTCCATCCGCCGCGCCACCCGCACCGATCTCCCCGCCATCGTCTCGCTCGTAAATGAGGCCTTCCGGGTCGAGAGCTTCTTCCTCGACGGCGACCGAACCAACTTGCCGGACGTCACCCAGAGATTTGATCTTGGCGAGTACCTCCTCGCCGAGTCTCCCGAAGGCCAGCTTCTCGGTTGTGTTTATTTTGAAAAGCGGAACGACCGCGCCTACTTCGGCATGTTGTCCGTCGAACCGGCCCTCAAGGGCACCGGCCTTGGTCGCCTACTCATCGAAACCGTAGAAGATCACGCCCGGAAACATGGCTGCATCGGCATGGACATCACTGTCGTCAACTTGCGCACCGAACTCCCGCCCTATTACCGGCGCTTCGGCTACGAAATCTCCGGCGAACTCCCACCCCCGGAACCCATGCGCGCCCGCTCCAAAGTCCCCTGCCACTTGGTCAAAATGTCAAAGTCCCTGGCTTGA